In Leguminivora glycinivorella isolate SPB_JAAS2020 chromosome 11, LegGlyc_1.1, whole genome shotgun sequence, a single window of DNA contains:
- the LOC125231298 gene encoding uncharacterized protein LOC125231298, which translates to RVLASFKIMQLKLLFLSNTMGILEKLSLSRSDLPTMMWSVAVSLRVVAVKIESGAKSIPIFFYVLAAVNIVVYFFNYYASMFVFVLVGCRESGDMLAGIMVLSISMNSLIGVNKLFYIYTHQDQVQSLVADYMAYDRVPPWPGTTALMAKLMWSVKKRLLLFWTVTMGNAFIFNLQPLVMPSSELNLYDKHVVYGLKFILGITNYQIAVVNIIACTFFICYITSSIGGFLIVTCGYSEVRLLALGQEMRDLWSDAHKHYSDNFEDAVYDRNSAKQLNNYIKYRLQDIVKSHATNISCTKKLEEVFRNANAAEFILLTAGLIVDLLGGLSDTYIILPFSIMQVSMDCYLGQKLMDASKTFETSVYDCKWENFDVNNRKTVLLLLRMSQKTLSLSAGGVATLSFECLKAMYKAVYSAYTALRSTI; encoded by the exons cgagtacttgcgagtttcaaaattatgcagcttaaattgctgtttctt AGTAACACGATGGGTATATTGGAAAAGTTGAGCCTCTCGCGCAGCGACCTACCGACCATGATGTGGAGTGTCGCAGTATCTCTGCGAGTGGTGGCGGTAAAAATTGAGAGCGGCGCCAAAA GTATCCCGATATTCTTCTACGTCCTGGCGGCGGTGAACATAGTGGTGTACTTCTTCAACTACTACGCATCCATGTTTGTGTTCGTGTTGGTGGGGTGCCGCGAGTCGGGGGACATGCTGGCCGGCATCATGGTGCTCTCCATCAGCATGAACAGCCTCATCGGCGTCAATAAGCTCTTCTACATTTACACACACCA GGACCAAGTACAATCATTGGTGGCTGACTACATGGCGTACGACCGCGTGCCACCATGGCCCGGCACCACGGCCCTAATGGCCAAACTCATGTGGAGTGTCAAGAAAAGACTATTATTGTTCTGGACCGTTACCATGGGCAACGCCTTCATCTTTAATCTGCAGCCACTTGTGATGCCGTCGTCGGAACTTAATTTGTACGACAAGCATGTGGTTTATG GTTTGAAATTCATTCTTGGTATAACAAACTACCAGATAGCTGTAGTCAACATAATAGCCTGCACCTTCTTCATCTGCTACATAACCTCCAGCATCGGCGGCTTCCTCATCGTAACTTGCGGTTACAGTGAAGTAAGGCTGCTGGCCCTCGGTCAAGAAATGCGAGACCTCTGGAGCGATGCCCATAAGCACTACAGTGACAACTTTGAAGATGCTGTTTACGACCGAAACTCAGCAAAGCAATTAAACAACTATATAAAATATCGCTTGCAAGATATAGTTAAAAGCCATGCGACTAATATCAGCTGCACAAAGAAGCTTGAAGAGGTATTCCGTAACGCAAATGCGGCAGAATTCATCCTGCTCACAGCAGGCCTTATTGTTGATCTCCTAGGAGGTCTGAGCGACACTTACATAATTTTGCCTTTTTCCATCATGCAAGTCAGTATGGACTGCTATCTGGGGCAAAAGCTGATGGACGCAAGCAAGACTTTTGAGACGTCTGTCTACGATTGTAAGTGGGAGAATTTCGATGTCAATAATAGGAAGACGGTGCTGTTGTTATTGAGGATGTCTCAGAAAACGCTCTCGCTGTCGGCCGGCGGCGTGGCCACGCTCAGTTTTGAATGCTTAAAGGCCATGTATAAAGCTGTGTATTCCGCTTATACAGCTTTACGATCAACGATTTGA